The following proteins come from a genomic window of Microbacterium lemovicicum:
- a CDS encoding LysM peptidoglycan-binding domain-containing protein — protein sequence MTTIAMTSVRSTGTTRLRLTVRGRRVLAAAAAFPAAAALALAVVGGSAATATPDAGMPGGSFETVTVAAGESLWSIAQHIAPSADPRDVVSALARLNALEGGTLTAGQKLSVPAEYAAGE from the coding sequence ATGACCACCATCGCTATGACGTCCGTCCGTTCGACCGGCACGACGCGTCTGCGCCTGACCGTCCGCGGCCGCCGGGTCCTGGCTGCCGCGGCGGCCTTCCCCGCCGCCGCCGCCCTGGCCCTCGCCGTCGTGGGCGGCTCAGCCGCCACCGCGACCCCCGACGCGGGAATGCCGGGGGGCTCGTTCGAGACGGTCACCGTCGCCGCCGGCGAGTCGCTGTGGTCCATCGCCCAGCACATCGCACCGTCGGCCGACCCCCGTGACGTCGTGTCGGCCCTCGCGCGCCTCAACGCCCTCGAGGGTGGAACGCTCACGGCCGGCCAGAAGCTTTCGGTGCCCGCCGAGTACGCCGCCGGGGAGTGA
- the miaB gene encoding tRNA (N6-isopentenyl adenosine(37)-C2)-methylthiotransferase MiaB has protein sequence MTSPLSSPTFIAPSVAARSDDGRVRTYEVRTFGCQMNVHDSERLSGSLESAGYVRAEAGADADVVVINTCAVRDNAAGKLYGTLGHLKSVKDKRDGMQIAVGGCLAQMDKDAVQQKAPWVDVVFGTHNMGSLPSLLERARHNGEAELEILEALEIFPSTLPTRRDAVHSGWVSISVGCNNTCTFCIVPSLRGKEKDRRPGDILNEIRLLVDDGAIEVTLLGQNVNSYGVEFGDRQAFGKLLRAAGEIEGLERIRFTSPHPAAFTDDVIDAMAETPAVMPQLHMPLQSGSDRILKAMRRSYRSERFLGILDRVRARMPHAAISTDIIVGFPGETEEDFQDTLRVVEQARFATAFTFQYSIREGTPAATMADQVPKEVVQERYNRLIALQERISLEENQAQVGRELEVLVSTGEGKKDAATRRLTGRAQDNRLVHFDVPDGSATPRPGDVVTVVATHGAPFHLLADAVPGAPLRVRRTRAGDAWDRSQAESCAVPAPGDASAPRAVSLGLPTLRVGV, from the coding sequence ATGACCTCCCCGCTCAGCTCCCCGACGTTCATCGCGCCTTCGGTCGCCGCACGTTCCGACGACGGCCGGGTCCGCACCTACGAGGTGAGGACCTTCGGCTGCCAGATGAACGTCCACGACTCCGAGCGGCTCTCCGGATCCCTCGAGAGCGCCGGCTACGTGCGGGCCGAGGCTGGCGCCGATGCCGACGTCGTCGTGATCAACACGTGTGCCGTCCGCGACAATGCCGCGGGCAAGCTCTATGGCACCCTCGGCCACCTCAAGTCCGTCAAGGACAAGCGCGACGGCATGCAGATCGCCGTCGGCGGGTGCCTCGCCCAGATGGACAAGGACGCGGTGCAGCAGAAGGCTCCGTGGGTCGACGTGGTGTTCGGCACGCACAACATGGGGTCGCTGCCGAGCCTGCTCGAGCGCGCCCGGCACAACGGGGAGGCGGAGCTGGAGATCCTCGAGGCGCTCGAGATCTTCCCGTCCACCCTGCCCACCCGGCGCGACGCGGTCCACAGCGGCTGGGTGTCGATCTCCGTCGGCTGCAACAACACCTGCACGTTCTGCATCGTGCCGAGCCTGCGCGGCAAGGAGAAGGACCGCCGTCCCGGCGACATCCTCAACGAGATCCGGCTGCTCGTCGACGACGGGGCGATCGAGGTCACCCTGCTCGGGCAGAACGTCAACTCCTACGGCGTCGAGTTCGGCGATCGGCAGGCGTTCGGCAAGCTCCTGCGTGCGGCGGGCGAGATCGAGGGTCTGGAGCGCATCCGCTTCACTAGCCCGCATCCGGCCGCCTTCACCGACGACGTCATCGATGCGATGGCCGAGACGCCCGCCGTCATGCCGCAGCTGCACATGCCGCTCCAGTCGGGAAGCGACCGCATCCTCAAGGCCATGCGTCGCTCCTACCGCAGCGAGCGCTTCCTCGGCATCCTCGACCGCGTCCGCGCGCGGATGCCGCATGCCGCGATCTCGACCGACATCATCGTCGGCTTCCCGGGTGAGACCGAGGAGGACTTCCAGGACACTCTGCGCGTCGTCGAGCAGGCCCGCTTCGCCACGGCCTTCACGTTCCAGTACTCGATCCGTGAGGGCACTCCCGCGGCCACCATGGCCGATCAGGTGCCCAAGGAGGTGGTGCAGGAGCGCTACAACCGTCTGATCGCGCTGCAGGAGCGCATCAGCCTCGAGGAGAACCAGGCCCAAGTGGGTCGCGAGCTCGAGGTTCTGGTCTCCACCGGCGAGGGAAAGAAGGATGCCGCCACCCGGCGTCTGACCGGACGCGCCCAAGACAATCGGCTCGTGCACTTCGACGTGCCCGACGGCTCTGCCACGCCCCGCCCCGGAGACGTCGTGACCGTCGTGGCCACGCACGGTGCGCCGTTCCACCTGCTCGCCGACGCCGTCCCGGGAGCCCCGCTGCGCGTCCGGCGCACCCGTGCCGGCGACGCGTGGGATCGCTCGCAGGCCGAGTCGTGCGCCGTGCCGGCGCCGGGCGACGCGTCGGCTCCCCGCGCCGTGTCGCTGGGGCTGCCGACGCTCCGCGTCGGCGTGTGA
- the dapF gene encoding diaminopimelate epimerase: MPQTIAFTKGQGTGNDFILLPDPDGELDLSDAQVAALCDRRFGIGADGILRVVRTPAILDGHQAAADGAEWFMDYRNADGSPAEMCGNGIRVYVRYLLETGLAELPVDGSLLIGTRAGVKRVSRPDEHLEVDLGEWRTEEDEVLVRAKGLPVARPGLSVDVGNPHVVVALSGPDELDGLDLAVQPILDPAPRDGANIEFVVPSDPLVHHGVGSIRLRVFERGVGETLSCGTGVAAAALAVRHWAGAAAPDRWTVDVPGGTLSVRMVDGRVLLSGPASLVFSGQVALA; encoded by the coding sequence ATGCCCCAGACGATCGCCTTCACGAAGGGGCAGGGGACCGGCAACGACTTCATCCTGCTGCCCGATCCCGACGGCGAGCTCGACCTCTCCGACGCGCAGGTGGCCGCGCTCTGCGACCGCCGCTTCGGCATCGGCGCCGACGGCATCCTCCGCGTCGTGCGGACTCCCGCGATCCTCGACGGCCATCAGGCGGCCGCGGACGGCGCCGAGTGGTTCATGGACTACCGCAACGCCGACGGCTCTCCGGCCGAGATGTGCGGCAACGGCATCCGCGTCTACGTCCGGTACCTGCTCGAGACGGGCCTCGCCGAGCTGCCTGTGGACGGTTCGCTCCTGATCGGCACGCGCGCCGGAGTCAAGCGCGTCTCGCGCCCCGACGAGCACCTCGAGGTCGATCTCGGGGAGTGGCGCACGGAGGAGGACGAGGTGCTCGTCCGGGCGAAGGGTCTCCCCGTTGCGCGCCCGGGACTGAGCGTCGACGTCGGCAATCCCCACGTGGTGGTCGCGCTGTCCGGTCCCGACGAGCTCGACGGCCTCGACCTCGCCGTCCAACCCATCCTCGATCCGGCTCCGCGCGACGGCGCCAACATCGAGTTCGTGGTGCCGAGCGACCCGCTGGTGCACCACGGCGTCGGCTCCATCCGCCTCCGGGTGTTCGAGCGCGGCGTCGGCGAGACCCTGAGCTGCGGAACGGGCGTCGCAGCCGCAGCGCTCGCCGTGCGTCACTGGGCCGGCGCCGCCGCGCCCGACCGGTGGACGGTCGACGTGCCGGGCGGCACGCTGAGCGTGCGCATGGTCGACGGACGCGTGCTCCTGTCGGGACCGGCATCCCTCGTCTTCAGCGGACAGGTCGCGCTGGCCTGA
- the hflX gene encoding GTPase HflX produces MTDTTTPVNTDETMVDPVDRVLSRAEGRSGVRVFGAAQALQDEATTVGADSDGDQWDREDRAALRRVVGLSTELEDVTEVEYRQLRLENVILVGVHPQGEQTDAENSLRELAALAETAGAVVLDAVLQRRPHPDPATYLGRGKAAELHDLVRALGADTVIADTELAPSQRRALEDVVKVKVIDRTTVILDIFSQHAKSREGKAQVELAQLEYLLPRLRGWGDSMSRQAGGQVGAGGAGMGSRGPGETKIELDRRRIRTRMAQLRRQIRDFAPARDAKRAERKRNTIPSVAIAGYTNAGKSSLLNRLTSAGVLVENALFATLDATVRRSTASDGRVYTLTDTVGFVRNLPHQLVEAFRSTLEEVADADVILHVVDAAHPDPAAQLQTVRDVMGDVGARDVPELVVFNKADLVDEGTRMVLRGLEPRALFASSRSGEGIDDLRAAIEKALPLPAVEVRAMVPYDRGDLVSAAHQSGHILSQEHEEAGTALHAYVSERLAADLEPFRV; encoded by the coding sequence ATGACAGACACCACGACACCCGTGAACACCGACGAGACGATGGTGGACCCGGTGGATCGTGTGCTGTCGCGCGCCGAGGGACGCTCCGGCGTCCGCGTGTTCGGCGCCGCGCAGGCGCTGCAGGACGAGGCGACCACCGTCGGAGCGGACTCGGACGGCGATCAATGGGATCGCGAGGACCGCGCGGCGCTGCGTCGCGTCGTCGGACTGTCCACCGAGCTCGAGGACGTCACCGAGGTCGAGTACCGGCAGCTCCGCCTGGAGAACGTGATCCTCGTCGGCGTGCACCCGCAGGGCGAGCAGACCGACGCGGAGAACTCGCTGCGCGAGCTGGCCGCCCTCGCCGAGACGGCGGGAGCCGTCGTCCTCGATGCCGTGCTGCAGCGCCGGCCGCACCCCGACCCGGCGACGTACCTCGGGCGGGGCAAGGCGGCCGAGCTCCACGATCTCGTGCGCGCCCTCGGCGCCGACACGGTGATCGCCGACACGGAGCTCGCCCCCAGCCAGCGCCGTGCGCTGGAGGACGTGGTCAAGGTGAAGGTCATCGACCGCACGACGGTGATCCTCGACATCTTCAGCCAGCACGCCAAGAGCCGCGAGGGCAAGGCGCAGGTGGAGCTCGCGCAGCTCGAGTACCTGCTTCCCCGCCTCCGCGGCTGGGGTGACTCGATGAGCCGCCAGGCCGGTGGCCAGGTCGGTGCGGGCGGGGCGGGCATGGGCTCGCGCGGACCGGGTGAGACGAAGATCGAACTCGATCGCCGCCGCATCCGCACCCGCATGGCGCAGCTGCGCCGTCAGATCCGCGACTTCGCCCCGGCGCGCGACGCCAAGCGCGCCGAGCGCAAGCGCAACACGATCCCGTCCGTCGCGATCGCCGGCTACACGAACGCCGGCAAGTCGAGCCTGCTGAATCGGCTGACGAGTGCCGGCGTGCTGGTCGAGAACGCGCTGTTCGCGACCCTGGATGCCACGGTCCGGCGTTCCACCGCGTCCGACGGTCGCGTCTACACGCTGACCGACACGGTCGGCTTCGTGAGGAACCTCCCCCACCAGCTCGTCGAGGCGTTCCGCTCGACCCTCGAGGAGGTCGCGGACGCGGACGTCATCCTGCACGTCGTCGACGCCGCGCACCCCGACCCGGCGGCGCAGCTGCAGACGGTCCGCGATGTGATGGGCGACGTCGGCGCGCGCGATGTGCCGGAGCTGGTCGTCTTCAACAAGGCCGACCTGGTCGACGAGGGCACCCGGATGGTGCTGCGTGGTCTGGAGCCCCGTGCGCTGTTCGCCTCCTCCCGATCGGGCGAGGGGATCGACGACCTGCGGGCCGCCATCGAGAAGGCGCTGCCGCTTCCGGCGGTGGAGGTCCGCGCGATGGTGCCCTACGACCGCGGCGACCTCGTCTCGGCCGCGCACCAGTCGGGCCACATCCTCTCGCAGGAGCACGAGGAGGCGGGCACGGCCTTGCATGCCTACGTCTCGGAGCGCCTGGCCGCCGATCTGGAGCCCTTCCGGGTCTGA
- the lexA gene encoding transcriptional repressor LexA, giving the protein MTEPAPADGARDKPQTRRRKSLSDKQLAILEVIQRSIARHGYPPSMREIGDAVGLKSLSSVTHQLNQLELSGYLRRDPGKTRAMEVLIDLPGTSTENPADTAPAVGDAALVPLVGRIAAGIPITAEQQVEEIFPLPRQLVGKGDLFMLKVSGESMIDAAICDGDWVVVRSQPDADNGDIVAAMLDEEATVKTFRRRDGHTWLLPRNSAFEPILGDEATVLGKVVAVLRAI; this is encoded by the coding sequence ATGACCGAGCCGGCACCGGCCGACGGAGCGCGCGACAAGCCTCAGACCCGCCGCCGCAAGAGCCTCAGCGACAAGCAGCTCGCCATCCTCGAGGTCATCCAGCGTTCGATCGCCCGCCACGGCTATCCGCCGAGCATGCGCGAGATCGGCGACGCCGTGGGCCTGAAGTCGCTCTCCAGCGTCACCCACCAGCTCAACCAGCTCGAGCTGAGCGGCTACCTGCGTCGCGACCCCGGCAAGACGCGCGCGATGGAAGTCCTCATCGACCTCCCCGGCACCTCGACCGAGAACCCCGCCGACACCGCCCCCGCCGTCGGGGACGCCGCCCTCGTGCCGCTCGTCGGACGCATCGCCGCCGGCATACCGATCACCGCCGAGCAGCAGGTCGAGGAGATCTTCCCGCTGCCGCGTCAGCTCGTCGGCAAGGGCGACCTGTTCATGCTGAAGGTCTCGGGCGAGTCGATGATCGACGCCGCCATCTGCGACGGCGACTGGGTCGTCGTCCGCTCTCAGCCCGACGCGGACAACGGCGACATCGTCGCGGCCATGCTCGACGAGGAGGCGACGGTCAAGACCTTCCGCCGCCGCGACGGACACACCTGGCTGCTGCCGCGCAACTCCGCCTTCGAGCCCATCCTCGGCGACGAGGCCACCGTGCTCGGCAAGGTCGTGGCGGTCCTTCGCGCCATCTGA
- a CDS encoding GNAT family acetyltransferase: MTHIRAFAIRDTESVIDLWQETGLTRSWNNPHLDIQRKLSVQPELFLVAEDGSDIVGSVMAGYDGHRGWIYYLASSPQRRGEGIARDLLAHVEELLLEMGCPKVQLMVRPGNEDVLSLYDKLGYERFSTTTTGKRLIAD, translated from the coding sequence ATGACACACATCCGCGCGTTCGCCATCCGCGACACCGAGTCCGTCATCGACCTGTGGCAGGAGACCGGCCTCACGCGGTCCTGGAACAACCCCCACCTCGACATCCAGCGCAAGCTGAGCGTGCAGCCCGAGCTGTTCCTCGTCGCCGAGGACGGCAGCGACATCGTCGGGTCGGTCATGGCCGGCTACGACGGCCACCGCGGCTGGATCTACTACCTCGCCTCCTCCCCGCAGCGCCGCGGCGAGGGCATCGCACGGGATCTGCTCGCCCACGTCGAGGAGCTTCTGCTGGAGATGGGCTGCCCCAAGGTGCAGCTCATGGTGCGACCCGGCAACGAAGACGTGCTGAGCCTCTACGACAAGCTCGGCTACGAGCGGTTCTCCACGACCACGACGGGCAAGCGGCTCATCGCCGACTGA
- a CDS encoding prolyl oligopeptidase family serine peptidase, with amino-acid sequence MTQTLPYGSWPSPLSARDVAAGSHPVDAGRYVGDDIWWLERLPAENGRSAVRRLTAEAAARGGEPETVLSAPWDVRSRVHEYGGGAWTTDATGSLFFVHGGDQRVWRGGVGLEPVALTPEDPRARYADLVLAAGRLLAVREVHAGEPVPQRDIVAIPLDGSGSADPASLISVVAGSDFLAAPQVSPDGRRLAWIAWDHPDMPWDASELRVGDLDADGTVGSWRTLAGGAGVSVLQPEWVSDREILHSSDRTGRWNLDRTDLDGRSVAVAPADADTGGPLWNLGARWFAPLADGRVLAVRTDGADVLAVLDGDDVRGLPADASSRLLLGGVHGTRVLFSGSGSSTLGGLWEVDLDDAAPAPRLVRGTVDEAPDAAWLPVAQELTFDGDHGPVHAFAYPPTNPDVAAPDGELPPYLLLAHGGPTAHASGGAAMDVAFFTSRGIGVLDVNYGGSTGYGRAYRERLRGQWGVIDRDDMIAAAAGIAEAGVADADRLAIRGGSAGGWTVLCALTAGDVFAAGISRYGVADLRALAADTHDFEARYLDGLVGPYPEAEALYVERSPLTHLDRFTTPMLIEQGTEDPVVPPAQSEAVRDALAERGIAHAYLAFEGESHGFRRAETIVASLEAELSFLGQVVGFTPADVPVLPLEGELPAR; translated from the coding sequence GTGACTCAGACACTCCCCTACGGATCCTGGCCGTCGCCGCTCTCCGCCCGTGACGTGGCCGCCGGCTCCCATCCGGTCGACGCCGGCCGCTACGTGGGCGACGACATCTGGTGGCTCGAGCGTCTGCCCGCCGAGAACGGCCGGTCCGCGGTCCGACGCCTGACCGCCGAGGCGGCGGCGCGCGGAGGCGAACCCGAGACGGTGCTGTCCGCCCCCTGGGACGTGCGCAGCCGCGTCCACGAGTACGGCGGCGGGGCATGGACGACGGATGCCACGGGGTCGCTGTTCTTCGTCCACGGCGGCGACCAGCGGGTGTGGCGGGGCGGCGTCGGCCTCGAACCCGTGGCCCTGACGCCCGAGGATCCTCGCGCGCGGTACGCGGACCTGGTGCTCGCGGCCGGTCGTCTCCTCGCCGTGCGGGAGGTGCACGCCGGCGAACCCGTCCCGCAGCGCGACATCGTCGCGATCCCGCTCGACGGCTCCGGGTCGGCGGACCCGGCGTCTCTCATCTCCGTCGTCGCGGGCAGCGACTTCCTCGCCGCGCCGCAGGTGTCACCGGACGGGCGGCGGCTCGCCTGGATCGCGTGGGATCATCCCGACATGCCCTGGGACGCCTCGGAGCTGCGGGTCGGCGATCTCGATGCGGACGGCACCGTCGGATCGTGGCGGACCCTGGCGGGAGGAGCGGGTGTGTCCGTGCTTCAGCCCGAGTGGGTGTCCGACCGGGAGATCCTGCACTCCTCCGACCGCACGGGGCGGTGGAACCTCGACCGCACCGATCTCGACGGACGATCCGTCGCCGTCGCGCCCGCGGATGCCGACACCGGCGGCCCGCTGTGGAACCTCGGCGCCCGCTGGTTCGCGCCGCTCGCGGACGGGCGCGTGCTCGCCGTCCGCACCGACGGCGCGGACGTCCTGGCCGTGCTCGACGGCGACGACGTCCGCGGACTCCCCGCCGACGCGTCCTCGCGTCTTCTCCTCGGTGGCGTCCACGGCACCCGCGTGCTGTTCAGCGGCTCCGGGTCGAGCACGCTCGGTGGCCTGTGGGAGGTCGATCTCGACGATGCCGCGCCCGCACCGCGGCTCGTGCGGGGCACGGTGGACGAGGCTCCGGATGCCGCATGGCTGCCCGTCGCGCAGGAGCTGACCTTCGACGGCGACCACGGTCCCGTGCACGCGTTCGCCTACCCGCCGACGAACCCCGACGTCGCCGCACCGGACGGCGAGCTGCCGCCCTACCTGCTGCTGGCCCACGGCGGCCCCACCGCGCACGCCTCCGGCGGCGCCGCGATGGACGTCGCGTTCTTCACGAGCCGCGGCATCGGCGTGCTCGACGTCAACTACGGCGGCTCGACCGGCTACGGGCGGGCCTACCGCGAGCGCCTGCGGGGGCAGTGGGGCGTGATCGACCGCGACGACATGATCGCCGCCGCCGCGGGCATCGCAGAGGCCGGCGTGGCCGATGCCGACCGCCTGGCGATCCGCGGCGGGTCGGCGGGCGGGTGGACGGTGCTCTGCGCGCTGACGGCGGGCGACGTCTTCGCCGCCGGGATCAGCCGCTACGGCGTGGCCGACCTGCGCGCCCTCGCCGCCGACACGCACGACTTCGAAGCGCGCTACCTCGACGGTCTCGTCGGCCCCTACCCCGAGGCGGAGGCGCTCTACGTCGAGCGGTCGCCGCTCACGCATCTCGACCGCTTCACGACGCCCATGCTCATCGAGCAGGGAACGGAGGACCCGGTCGTTCCGCCGGCGCAGTCCGAGGCGGTGCGCGACGCCCTGGCCGAGCGCGGCATCGCCCACGCCTACCTGGCTTTCGAAGGCGAGTCGCACGGGTTCCGGCGGGCGGAGACGATCGTCGCCTCGCTCGAGGCCGAGCTGAGCTTCCTCGGCCAGGTGGTCGGCTTCACGCCCGCCGACGTGCCCGTCCTCCCGCTGGAGGGCGAACTCCCCGCCCGCTGA
- a CDS encoding regulatory protein RecX yields MVHFVDSGDESADELAPVIPLFGGAASSAGRRTREGGGDVRSGSSRGFGSREGVETGDEEASPPARKGRVAEPNESPRDLAEKALLRKLRTRSLSIREARTALTGFDLAREDAEDIIEHLERMGYLDDAQLAEQLIHAGSDRKGQGRTAIAQTLSKRGVAREVADAALSALPDDDAERALEFARSKAGSMRSLDRDTALRRLTGQLARRGYGGSMAMTAARTALDETGVGGSSVRFR; encoded by the coding sequence TTCGGCGGCGCCGCTTCTTCCGCGGGCCGCCGGACGCGGGAAGGCGGAGGTGACGTACGCAGCGGGTCCTCCCGCGGGTTCGGGTCCCGAGAGGGTGTGGAGACCGGCGACGAGGAGGCATCCCCGCCGGCTCGCAAGGGTCGGGTTGCAGAGCCTAATGAGTCCCCGCGCGATCTCGCGGAGAAGGCCCTGCTGCGCAAGCTGCGCACGCGGTCGCTGTCGATCCGCGAGGCGCGCACCGCGCTGACCGGGTTCGACCTGGCCCGCGAAGACGCCGAGGACATCATCGAGCACCTCGAGCGGATGGGCTATCTCGATGACGCCCAGCTGGCCGAGCAGCTCATCCACGCGGGCTCCGACCGCAAGGGGCAGGGGCGCACCGCGATCGCGCAGACGCTGAGCAAGCGCGGTGTCGCCCGGGAGGTCGCCGACGCAGCGCTGTCGGCGCTGCCCGACGACGATGCCGAGCGCGCTCTCGAGTTCGCCCGATCGAAGGCGGGGTCGATGCGGTCGCTCGACCGCGACACCGCCCTTCGACGGCTGACCGGACAGCTGGCGCGTCGCGGCTACGGCGGTTCGATGGCCATGACGGCGGCACGCACCGCTCTCGACGAGACCGGTGTCGGCGGCTCGAGCGTCCGCTTCCGCTGA
- the miaA gene encoding tRNA (adenosine(37)-N6)-dimethylallyltransferase MiaA: protein MAAPEEADTRLWAVVGATGTGKTGASLELAEALARRGRPAEIVNADAMQLYRGMDVGTAKLPPAERRGIPHHLWDVLSVREEAAVARYQHEARAAVSAIRGRGADAILVGGSGLYVSSVLFDFAFPPRDASVRAELEAELAQVGPGELFARLRALDPVTAQKVDPRNGRRVVRALEILALGESTHGAALPEEPVPWHPRTRIVGLDVPRADLISRLDARVEEMWAAGLLDEVERLRADGLEEGVTARRAIGYAQALEQLSGALTRAEAIAQTQALTRRYARRQVSWFRRYRDARWIEGGHPCALNRILES from the coding sequence ATGGCGGCTCCGGAGGAGGCCGACACTCGCCTGTGGGCCGTCGTCGGCGCCACCGGCACGGGCAAGACCGGTGCCTCGCTCGAACTCGCGGAGGCGCTCGCCCGACGCGGCCGTCCCGCCGAAATCGTCAACGCCGACGCGATGCAGCTGTACCGCGGCATGGACGTCGGCACGGCCAAGCTTCCCCCGGCCGAACGCCGCGGCATCCCGCACCATCTCTGGGATGTGCTCTCTGTGCGCGAAGAGGCCGCCGTCGCCCGCTACCAGCACGAGGCTCGCGCGGCGGTCTCCGCCATCCGCGGTCGCGGTGCCGACGCGATCCTCGTGGGCGGCTCCGGGCTGTACGTCTCGAGCGTCCTGTTCGACTTCGCCTTCCCGCCGCGCGATGCGTCCGTGCGCGCCGAGCTGGAGGCCGAGCTCGCGCAGGTCGGTCCGGGGGAGCTGTTCGCGCGGCTGCGCGCACTCGATCCGGTCACCGCGCAGAAGGTCGATCCGCGCAACGGCCGCCGTGTCGTGCGGGCGCTGGAGATCCTCGCGCTGGGGGAGAGCACCCACGGAGCGGCACTGCCCGAGGAGCCGGTGCCGTGGCATCCGCGCACCCGCATCGTCGGACTCGACGTTCCCCGTGCGGACCTGATCTCGCGTCTCGACGCGCGCGTGGAGGAGATGTGGGCCGCGGGGCTCCTCGATGAGGTGGAGCGCCTCCGCGCGGACGGGCTGGAAGAGGGTGTCACGGCCCGCCGCGCCATCGGCTACGCCCAGGCCCTGGAGCAGCTGTCGGGCGCGCTCACACGCGCCGAGGCGATCGCGCAGACCCAGGCGCTGACGCGCCGCTACGCCCGCCGGCAGGTGTCGTGGTTCCGCCGCTATCGCGACGCGCGCTGGATCGAGGGCGGGCATCCGTGCGCGTTGAACCGGATACTGGAGTCATGA
- a CDS encoding class I SAM-dependent methyltransferase — translation MASDHYFTATPAGPEKLRRIRVTLAGRPFEVTTAGGIFSPDHVDSGTEVLLSSTPPPPPGGHLLDLGCGWGPIAMSLALQSPHATVWAVDVNERALDLVRRNCDELGLTNVNAVLPADVPDGVAFRTIRSNPPIRVGKNELHALLERWIPRLDERSDAWLVVQRNLGSDSLQRWLEASFPDGYTVQRASTARGFRVLKVRRHGVTDAGAETV, via the coding sequence ATGGCGAGCGACCATTACTTCACTGCGACGCCTGCGGGACCCGAGAAGCTCCGACGCATCCGCGTCACCCTGGCCGGACGGCCGTTCGAGGTGACGACGGCGGGCGGGATCTTCAGCCCCGACCACGTGGACTCCGGCACCGAGGTGCTGCTGTCCAGCACCCCTCCGCCACCGCCGGGGGGTCATCTCCTGGATCTCGGGTGCGGCTGGGGTCCGATCGCAATGTCGCTGGCGCTCCAGTCCCCTCATGCCACCGTCTGGGCGGTGGACGTGAACGAACGCGCCCTGGACCTCGTGCGGCGCAACTGCGACGAACTCGGCCTCACCAATGTCAACGCCGTGCTGCCGGCGGATGTTCCCGACGGCGTCGCGTTCCGCACCATCCGCTCGAACCCTCCGATCCGCGTCGGCAAGAACGAGCTGCACGCCCTGCTCGAGCGCTGGATCCCGCGCCTGGACGAGCGCAGCGACGCCTGGCTCGTCGTGCAGCGCAATCTCGGCTCGGATTCGCTGCAACGGTGGCTCGAAGCATCCTTCCCCGACGGCTACACGGTGCAGCGGGCATCGACCGCCCGTGGCTTCCGGGTGCTCAAGGTGCGCAGGCACGGCGTCACCGACGCGGGCGCCGAGACGGTCTAG